The proteins below come from a single Deinococcus sp. Leaf326 genomic window:
- a CDS encoding VanW family protein translates to MTGAMRYGLGGAAALVLLGGALAMGVATQDSGALAPGLTVGGIPVGGLTTEAALSALREKGAAAPQVTVTAADKTWTLAADKLGWQADAEASLRPAQQLSQERGVVEKLQNMIGQQATRDFPLVVKVDPEAARATLKALTGGLNTQPKPATVGFDAKTRRYAVLTKDTPGRKADIDAAVSAYAADPAQTAVKVPVAEWKANNSAEKLQGYADLGNRLMRPLSATLEGTDRKGTLTALQVADLFWVRPEGIVLDDKTIGAAFTLLSTAVDQPAQNARYATQGGKLVRVPEKAGRVADRAAALAALRKAITDPASSSVVFASKVSQPTLTAAALPDPTKLELITTGYSTYYGSSPERRANVANAAAKINGAVVPASGIFSFLQSLGSITPDNGFVGGLIISGGRTVDGLGGGVCQVSTTTFRALYQAGLPVVERSQHSYRVGYYEPQVGFEAAVYDPGVDLKMKNDTGAPLLIRTVNNDARSTLEVQVWGIKPERSVSVSKATILSRTPHPAPQYVTNARLRPGTTKQVDWAADGYNLFITRTIKDASGTRTDKVSTVYKPWRAVYEVGPS, encoded by the coding sequence ATGACGGGGGCGATGAGGTACGGACTGGGGGGAGCGGCTGCGCTGGTGCTGCTGGGCGGCGCGTTGGCGATGGGTGTGGCGACGCAGGACAGCGGCGCGCTGGCACCGGGGCTGACGGTGGGCGGTATCCCTGTGGGCGGTCTGACCACCGAGGCGGCCCTGAGCGCGCTGCGGGAGAAAGGCGCCGCGGCGCCGCAGGTGACGGTCACGGCGGCCGACAAGACCTGGACCCTCGCGGCCGACAAGCTCGGCTGGCAGGCCGACGCCGAGGCGAGCCTGCGCCCCGCGCAGCAGCTCTCGCAGGAGCGCGGCGTGGTCGAAAAGCTCCAGAACATGATCGGGCAGCAGGCCACACGCGACTTTCCGCTCGTCGTGAAGGTGGACCCGGAGGCCGCGCGCGCGACCCTCAAGGCGCTCACCGGCGGCCTGAACACCCAGCCCAAGCCCGCGACGGTGGGCTTCGACGCCAAGACCCGCCGTTACGCCGTCCTGACCAAGGACACGCCGGGCCGCAAGGCCGACATTGACGCGGCTGTGAGCGCCTACGCCGCCGACCCCGCGCAGACGGCCGTGAAGGTGCCAGTCGCCGAGTGGAAGGCCAACAACTCGGCCGAGAAGCTCCAGGGCTACGCCGACCTGGGCAACCGTCTCATGCGCCCGCTGAGCGCCACGCTGGAGGGCACTGACCGCAAGGGCACCCTCACGGCCCTCCAGGTGGCCGACCTGTTCTGGGTGCGGCCCGAAGGCATCGTCCTTGACGACAAGACCATCGGCGCGGCCTTCACGCTCCTGAGCACGGCGGTGGACCAGCCCGCGCAGAACGCCCGCTACGCCACCCAGGGCGGCAAGCTCGTGCGCGTGCCCGAGAAGGCGGGGCGCGTGGCCGACCGCGCGGCGGCGCTCGCGGCCCTGCGCAAGGCCATCACGGACCCGGCGAGCAGCAGCGTCGTCTTCGCCTCCAAGGTCAGCCAGCCCACCCTGACGGCCGCGGCGCTGCCCGACCCGACCAAACTCGAGCTCATCACGACCGGGTACAGCACGTACTACGGCAGCAGCCCCGAACGCCGCGCGAATGTCGCCAACGCGGCGGCCAAGATCAACGGCGCCGTGGTGCCGGCAAGCGGGATCTTCAGCTTCCTCCAGTCGCTGGGCAGCATCACGCCCGACAACGGCTTTGTCGGCGGCCTGATCATCTCGGGTGGACGCACGGTGGACGGTCTGGGCGGCGGCGTATGCCAGGTGAGCACCACGACCTTCCGCGCGCTGTACCAGGCGGGACTGCCGGTCGTCGAGCGCAGCCAGCACTCCTACCGCGTGGGCTACTACGAGCCGCAGGTGGGGTTCGAGGCGGCCGTGTACGACCCCGGCGTCGACCTCAAGATGAAGAACGACACCGGCGCGCCCCTGCTCATCCGCACCGTGAACAACGACGCGCGCAGCACCCTGGAAGTGCAGGTGTGGGGCATTAAACCCGAGCGCAGCGTGTCGGTGAGCAAGGCGACCATCCTCTCGCGTACGCCGCACCCGGCCCCGCAGTACGTCACCAACGCCCGGCTGCGCCCCGGCACCACCAAGCAGGTGGATTGGGCTGCCGACGGCTACAACCTGTTCATCACCCGCACGATCAAGGACGCTTCGGGAACCCGCACCGACAAGGTGAGTACGGTCTACAAGCCCTGGCGCGCGGTGTACGAGGTCGGCCCGAGCTGA
- a CDS encoding enoyl-CoA hydratase/isomerase family protein, with protein MTGDYLLDEYEFDHLTLDQHGAIAVLTVNRPQALNALNGALLGELAQVADLIADHADIGVLIITGGGDRAFVAGADISELSSLDGVYAGRELSLSGQDVMGRLSTLPIPVIAAINGFALGGGLELALACDVRVASPGAKLGLPEASLGLIPGFGGTQRLARLIGAGRALDLMLTSRQVTAEEALGMGLVNYVADEPLRRAREVAEQMLKNAPIALSLIKEAVRRGLDTSLEAGLEIEADLFGLTVATSDFREGTGAFLAKRRAEFKGE; from the coding sequence ATGACCGGCGACTACCTGCTCGACGAATACGAATTCGACCACCTGACCCTCGACCAGCACGGGGCCATCGCGGTCCTGACCGTCAACCGCCCCCAGGCCCTGAACGCCCTGAACGGCGCGCTGCTGGGCGAACTGGCCCAGGTGGCTGACCTCATCGCCGACCATGCCGACATCGGGGTTCTGATCATCACGGGGGGCGGCGACCGGGCCTTCGTGGCCGGGGCGGACATCTCGGAGCTGAGCAGTCTCGACGGCGTGTATGCGGGCCGCGAGCTCTCGCTCTCGGGCCAGGACGTGATGGGCCGCCTGAGTACGCTGCCTATTCCGGTCATCGCCGCCATCAACGGCTTCGCGCTCGGGGGCGGCCTGGAACTGGCGCTCGCGTGCGACGTGCGCGTGGCCTCGCCAGGAGCCAAGCTGGGCCTGCCTGAGGCCTCGCTGGGCCTGATTCCGGGGTTCGGGGGCACGCAGCGTCTGGCCCGCCTGATCGGCGCGGGCCGCGCACTTGATCTGATGCTCACGTCCCGCCAGGTTACGGCCGAGGAGGCGCTCGGCATGGGGCTGGTGAATTACGTGGCGGACGAGCCGCTGCGCCGTGCTCGCGAGGTCGCCGAACAGATGCTGAAAAACGCGCCCATTGCCCTGTCGCTCATCAAGGAAGCGGTACGCCGGGGGCTGGATACCTCGCTCGAAGCGGGTCTGGAGATCGAAGCTGACCTGTTCGGCCTGACGGTCGCCACCAGCGATTTCCGCGAGGGCACAGGCGCCTTCCTGGCCAAGCGCCGCGCCGAATTCAAGGGGGAATGA
- the xpt gene encoding xanthine phosphoribosyltransferase: MQTLVDEIRAQGIILPGGFLKVDGLVNHQLLPALTREMGREFARHFAPLSPSKILTIEVSGIAPALATAMELGIPMVYARKKKPLTMKEPAYTAQSVSRTKGGTVDLFVSSEFLGAGDRVIIIDDFLASGGTVRSLTDIIGQSGATLLGLGCVIEKEFEHGRDRLADLEIPIHTLANIVRMSEAEGIVVEVGR, translated from the coding sequence ATGCAGACGCTGGTGGACGAGATCAGGGCGCAGGGCATCATCCTGCCGGGGGGCTTTCTGAAAGTGGACGGGCTGGTCAACCACCAGCTTCTGCCGGCCCTGACGCGTGAGATGGGCCGGGAGTTCGCGCGTCACTTCGCGCCCCTGTCGCCCAGCAAGATCCTGACCATCGAGGTGAGCGGCATCGCGCCCGCGCTGGCGACCGCGATGGAACTCGGGATTCCGATGGTGTACGCCCGCAAGAAAAAGCCCCTGACCATGAAGGAGCCCGCCTACACGGCCCAGTCGGTGAGCCGCACCAAGGGCGGCACGGTGGACCTGTTCGTGAGCAGCGAGTTTCTGGGAGCGGGCGACCGGGTCATCATCATCGACGACTTCCTGGCCTCGGGCGGCACGGTCCGTTCTCTGACGGACATCATCGGCCAGAGCGGGGCGACGCTACTAGGCCTGGGCTGCGTGATCGAGAAGGAATTCGAGCACGGGCGTGACCGTCTCGCCGACCTCGAAATTCCGATCCATACCCTCGCCAACATCGTCCGCATGAGTGAGGCCGAGGGCATCGTGGTGGAGGTGGGCCGCTGA
- a CDS encoding phosphohydrolase encodes MEAAAVPADGRVVEFTTPRAKLIEEASRAIRADLRAYPRALAAYEALRADPEALAHWDMANYVTMRKLGYNDHGRVHAFITGAASLAITELLLGAGVRTDIMESGVGDAEDVFLAIILGTMLHDIGNQIHRAGHEAHGVALALPILDRIMGPLYADPFKRVKVRSFILGAINSHDLSPAPLTIEGGIVAVADGTDITKGRGRKAFALGSVDIHSISALAVDQVVIERGRSKPVLISVTMNNSGGIFQVEEVLAPKVIRTPMRNFVELRAAIRPQGEEQILSRVRLDGDHFVMDLEGGESVRVEVEDTQKKVTDAITQNLGVSAESR; translated from the coding sequence ATGGAGGCGGCCGCGGTTCCGGCGGATGGCCGGGTGGTCGAGTTCACCACGCCGCGCGCCAAACTGATCGAGGAGGCCAGCCGGGCCATCCGCGCCGATCTGCGCGCCTATCCCAGGGCGCTGGCTGCCTACGAGGCCCTGCGCGCCGATCCCGAGGCGCTGGCGCACTGGGACATGGCGAACTACGTGACCATGCGCAAGCTCGGCTACAACGACCACGGCCGCGTGCACGCCTTCATCACGGGGGCGGCCAGCCTGGCGATCACCGAACTGCTGCTGGGCGCCGGGGTGCGCACCGACATTATGGAAAGCGGGGTGGGCGACGCCGAAGACGTGTTCCTGGCGATCATCCTGGGGACCATGCTGCACGACATCGGCAACCAGATTCACCGCGCCGGGCACGAGGCGCACGGGGTGGCGCTGGCCCTGCCGATTCTCGACCGCATCATGGGGCCGCTGTACGCCGATCCCTTCAAGCGGGTCAAGGTGCGGTCCTTCATTCTGGGGGCCATCAACAGCCACGACCTCAGCCCGGCCCCGCTGACCATCGAGGGCGGCATTGTGGCGGTCGCGGACGGCACCGACATCACCAAGGGGCGTGGGCGCAAGGCCTTCGCGCTGGGTAGCGTGGACATCCACTCGATCAGCGCGCTGGCGGTGGACCAGGTGGTTATCGAGCGCGGGCGCAGCAAGCCGGTCCTGATCAGCGTGACGATGAACAACTCCGGTGGCATCTTCCAGGTCGAGGAGGTACTGGCCCCCAAGGTGATCCGCACGCCCATGCGCAACTTCGTGGAACTGCGCGCCGCCATACGGCCGCAGGGCGAGGAGCAGATCCTCTCCCGCGTGCGGCTCGACGGAGACCATTTCGTGATGGACCTGGAGGGCGGCGAAAGCGTACGTGTTGAGGTCGAGGACACCCAGAAGAAGGTCACCGACGCCATCACCCAGAACCTCGGGGTCAGCGCCGAGAGCCGCTAG